The genomic DNA TACAAGATGATAAGGATTTAGAAGAAAATTTAGAAAAAAGACCTCCTATTATCACCGTAATGGGTCATGTTGATCATGGAAAAACGTCTTTATTAGATTACATCAGGAATACAAATGTTATTGCTGGAGAAGCGGGAGGAATTACTCAACATATAGCGGCTTATAGTGTTGAATGTTCTAATAAGAATAGTATTACTTTCTTAGATACTCCAGGACATGAAGCTTTTACAGCTATGCGTGCAAGAGGGGCACAAATAACTGATATAGCAGTCATAGTTATTGCTTCTGATGATCAGGTTATGCCTCAAACAAAAGAAGCTATTAGTCATGCTCAAGCAGCAAATGTTCCTATTATTTTTGTACTTAACAAAATAGATAAGATAAATTCACGTCCTGATAAAATTAGAGAGCAATTAGCAAATTTAAATTTTTTAGTTGAAGAATGGGGAGGAAAATACCATTCTCAAGAAATATCTGCAAGATTAGGGACCGGGATAAATAAACTCTTAGAGAAAGTCCTCCTAGTTTCCGAACTTCTTAATTTAAAAGCAAATCCAAATAAACCAGCAACAGGAACAGTTATAGAAGCTTCTTTAGATAAGGGTAGAGGTTATATAACAAGCATGCTTATACAATCTGGAACTTTAAATATAGGAGATTATGTATTAGCTGGAAGTCATCATGGGAAAGTAAAAAGCATGTTGGATGAACGAGGAAAAAATATTTTCTTAGCTGGTCCTTCTAAACCTATTACCATACTAGGACTAAATGGAGCTCCTGCCGCAGGAGATAAATTTAAAGTTTTTAAAGATGAAAAAGAAGCAAAACAGCTTGCATCAAGAAGAGAACAATTGAAGAGAGAACAAAACATAAGAGCTCAAAAACATTTAACTTTAGATGAAATAGGAAGACGTATAGCTCTTGGAGATTTTAAAGAACTTAAAATTATTCTTAAAGGAGATGTAGATGGATCCGTTGAAGCTCTATCAGATTCACTTCAAAAACTATCTATAAATACCATTATGGTAAGTCTTATATACAAAGGAGTTGGTCAAATAACAGAATCTGATGTTTTACTAGCTAGTGCTTCTGACGCTGTTATCATAGGATTTAATGTACGTCCTAATCATGGATCTAAGAATATGGCAAAAAAAGAAAATATAGAAATTAGAACTTATTCAGTCATCTATGATGTCATAAATGATATAAAAGAAGCGATGGATGGAATGTTGTCTCCTACAATAAGAGAAAAAATATTGGGAAATGCGGAAATAAGGGAAATATTTAAAATTCCAAAAATTGGAACTATAGCTGGATGTATGGTGATAGAAGGAAAATTATTACGTTATTCAAAAGTTAGATTAATTAGGGAAGGAATAGTAATTCATAATGGTCTTTTTACTTCTCTAAAACGTTTTAAAAAAGATATAAAAGAAGTATCTAAAGGATATGAATGTGGTATAGGAATAAAAGATCATCATGATCTTAAACCTGGAGATATAATAGAATCTTATGAAGAATTAAAAACTACTACTGTAAAAAAAATCCAAAAAAAATTAGTGAACTAACATGTTTTATAGAACACATAATTGTGGTGAACTGACAAAAAAAGATCTTGGTAAAAAAGTAGTTTTATCTGGATGGATAAAAAACATAAGAAACTTAGGTTCCTTATGTTTTTTAGATCTTAGAGATTTTTTTGGAATTATCCAACTTTTTTTTTCAAAAAAATTTATTATTAAAAATAAACAAGATCATATAGAATTAGGAAAAGAATTTTTAATTCAAGTGGAAGGTGAAGTAGTAAAAAGAAAATCTAAAAATAAAAAGATACCTACAGGAGAAATAGAAATACTAGTTTCAAAATTAGAAATTTTGAATTTTTCCTTATCTCCTCCTTTTCTTATAGAAGAAAAAACAGATGGAGATGAAGAAACTAGAATGAAATATAGATATCTTGATATTAGGAGAAATTCTATAAAAAATAATTTAATACTTAGACATAATATTTCTTTAGAAATACGAA from Blattabacterium cuenoti includes the following:
- the infB gene encoding translation initiation factor IF-2 yields the protein MTDKIRLKTVLTKLNISLQRVINFLQKKGIKIENNPNTKIEEQVYKFLVKEFQTYKDIRDASEKALIKNRIETEKIKEELLKSKNNTQIIRAKSENLIELKKIGKIDIDILDRSRDEKIKEQKKFGKKSSVKYEKNIKSFVEKKIDKLITHDNNKHKKDKPEHIDTIYKKLDGVILTGDRIDLSQFEKKKKQEKNIKRRRKRIKKEIIVEDIKNPFTRRKEEKNRKNFFRNSFSFDKKERIKKKKTSYKLEITDEQIEKQIKETLEKISSKGIKSKAYKIRKEKRQHKKEKRILQDEIENKKQEKVLKVAEFTTVNELASMMNVNATDVIVSCMSLGIMVTMNQRLDAEILTLVSDEFGYNVEFVGLDLEEAIQDDKDLEENLEKRPPIITVMGHVDHGKTSLLDYIRNTNVIAGEAGGITQHIAAYSVECSNKNSITFLDTPGHEAFTAMRARGAQITDIAVIVIASDDQVMPQTKEAISHAQAANVPIIFVLNKIDKINSRPDKIREQLANLNFLVEEWGGKYHSQEISARLGTGINKLLEKVLLVSELLNLKANPNKPATGTVIEASLDKGRGYITSMLIQSGTLNIGDYVLAGSHHGKVKSMLDERGKNIFLAGPSKPITILGLNGAPAAGDKFKVFKDEKEAKQLASRREQLKREQNIRAQKHLTLDEIGRRIALGDFKELKIILKGDVDGSVEALSDSLQKLSINTIMVSLIYKGVGQITESDVLLASASDAVIIGFNVRPNHGSKNMAKKENIEIRTYSVIYDVINDIKEAMDGMLSPTIREKILGNAEIREIFKIPKIGTIAGCMVIEGKLLRYSKVRLIREGIVIHNGLFTSLKRFKKDIKEVSKGYECGIGIKDHHDLKPGDIIESYEELKTTTVKKIQKKLVN